The sequence below is a genomic window from Bacillota bacterium.
AAGATCGCCGGCTGCCCCTGCGAAAAGTACGCCACGATATCGCACACGCACAGGGGTCGCCTCTGTGCCGCGAGCAACACAAGGATACCCAGCCTGGTGGGGTCATCGAGGGCTCGGAAGATGCTCGCCCACCGAGCGAGCTCGGGGGGACTGACTTGCGGCCGGATGACGGACTCACAGCAGCCACGCATTTCCGGCGCAACCGCACCGTGCGCCATGACCTGCGTAGCCCCCAAGCTGTACCGGTGTCTTGCTTCGCGCTCGACGGCTGCGGCTTTGGTGCCTCGTCGATATCCTCGGACCAAGGTGTTATCCCCCGCCTGTGGTGGCGACCTTCGACTGACGATAAGGGTAGCCTATGCATCGACATCTGTCAATAAGGCGTATACCGGGACCCGAGAGTTGCCACGGTGGGCGTGTCTCGGGTCCCGTCAGTCCACCACCACCGCAACTCGCTCCGCGTCTGTGGTACCATGAAGTCCGGGAGAGTCCCGGGTGAGG
It includes:
- a CDS encoding metalloregulator ArsR/SmtB family transcription factor produces the protein MAHGAVAPEMRGCCESVIRPQVSPPELARWASIFRALDDPTRLGILVLLAAQRRPLCVCDIVAYFSQGQPAIFHRLTVLRGAGLVTAERRGLWVHYRVSPSGLMEAWRAIGRLIP